The DNA segment AGGTAGAAAAGGCAGAGGGAATCAATTCAAAATTCAAAATTCAAAATTAAGAAATAATGTTTTCTCACTTCCCTACTTTCTATATCAATAGCGGAGTCCAATGGTGAGCAATGCTGATGCTGCAAGTGCTGCGGCTGTGCGAATGTGGTTCCAGAATGTCCAGTTAGTCAGGTAGCTAGTCCAAAGTTTCACGCCATCAGTGCTATCTGGATTAGCGATCGCCAGCGCTTCGTTTAGCGGTACATTAAATACGATGGTCACGCCGAATGTACCAACAAGATAAAGTAAGCTAGCAACAAGCAAATAAACGGCATTGGGTTGATGCCACCCTAACAGCGAGGAAATTAAAAGAATAATACACGCCACGCCTGTTCCCAGAAACGCCGTCATAAACAATGGGTTAATCACCGTAATATTAATGGACTGC comes from the Nostoc sp. PCC 7120 = FACHB-418 genome and includes:
- a CDS encoding DUF1772 domain-containing protein, encoding MAGVFFAFSTFVMNALARLQPTQGIAAMQSINITVINPLFMTAFLGTGVACIILLISSLLGWHQPNAVYLLVASLLYLVGTFGVTIVFNVPLNEALAIANPDSTDGVKLWTSYLTNWTFWNHIRTAAALAASALLTIGLRY